One window of Anaerofustis stercorihominis DSM 17244 genomic DNA carries:
- the hydG gene encoding [FeFe] hydrogenase H-cluster radical SAM maturase HydG, which produces MSIKYDVMSSKAEEFINDEEIMETLKYAEDNKHNEKLIDEILEKARKKKGLTHREATILLDCDIKEKNEEIFKLAKEIKEEFYGNRIVTFAPLYLSNYCVNGCTYCPYHYKNKHICRKKLTQEEIKREVVALQDLGHKRLALEAGEDPVNNPIEYILESIKTIYSIKHKNGSIRRVNVNIAATTVENYRKLKDAGIGTYILFQETYNKEAYEELHPTGPKHNYAYHTEAMDRAMDGGIDDVGVGVLFGLNLYRYDFTGILMHAEHLEAYKGVGPHTISVPRLRSADDIDPDDFDNGIDDDTFAKIVACLRIAVPYTGMIISTRESKECREKVLNLGISQISGGSKTSVGGYADDEEEEENSAQFELSDNRPLDEVVDWLIGMDYIPSFCTACYREGRTGDRFMQLVKSKQIANCCQPNAIMTLAEYLEDYASEKTRKDGYELIAKEIEKIPSDKMRELVKKNLENIKEGKRDFRV; this is translated from the coding sequence ATGAGTATAAAATATGATGTTATGTCATCAAAAGCGGAAGAGTTTATAAATGACGAAGAGATTATGGAAACTCTTAAATACGCTGAGGATAATAAACATAATGAAAAATTGATAGATGAAATCCTTGAAAAAGCAAGGAAGAAAAAAGGTCTTACTCACAGAGAGGCTACGATATTGCTAGACTGTGATATCAAAGAAAAGAATGAAGAGATATTCAAGCTTGCAAAGGAAATAAAAGAAGAATTTTACGGAAACAGGATAGTTACCTTTGCACCTTTATATCTGTCTAATTACTGTGTGAACGGATGTACATATTGTCCATATCATTATAAAAATAAACATATCTGTAGGAAGAAGCTTACTCAGGAAGAGATAAAAAGAGAAGTGGTAGCACTTCAGGATTTAGGTCATAAAAGGCTCGCTCTTGAAGCGGGGGAAGACCCTGTGAACAATCCTATTGAATATATTTTGGAAAGTATAAAGACTATTTATTCAATTAAGCATAAGAATGGTTCTATCAGAAGAGTAAATGTAAATATTGCCGCTACTACTGTGGAAAATTACAGAAAGCTCAAAGACGCGGGAATAGGAACATATATTCTTTTTCAGGAAACTTACAATAAAGAAGCCTATGAAGAACTTCATCCTACAGGTCCGAAACATAACTATGCATATCATACCGAAGCAATGGACAGAGCAATGGACGGCGGTATAGATGATGTAGGCGTAGGGGTACTTTTCGGACTTAATCTATATAGATATGACTTTACGGGGATTCTTATGCATGCAGAGCATTTGGAAGCCTATAAAGGGGTAGGTCCTCATACTATATCCGTTCCTAGACTTAGAAGTGCTGATGATATAGACCCTGATGATTTTGATAACGGAATTGATGACGATACTTTCGCAAAAATCGTGGCTTGTCTTAGGATAGCCGTTCCTTATACAGGAATGATTATTTCCACGAGAGAAAGTAAAGAGTGCAGGGAAAAAGTTTTAAACCTCGGTATATCTCAAATAAGCGGAGGAAGCAAAACAAGTGTCGGCGGTTATGCGGACGACGAAGAGGAAGAAGAAAACTCGGCTCAATTCGAACTTAGCGACAACAGACCTCTTGATGAAGTTGTAGACTGGCTTATAGGTATGGATTATATCCCAAGTTTCTGTACCGCTTGTTACAGAGAAGGCAGAACGGGGGATAGATTTATGCAGCTGGTTAAAAGCAAACAAATAGCAAACTGCTGTCAGCCCAATGCAATCATGACTTTAGCTGAGTATCTTGAAGATTATGCAAGCGAAAAGACCAGAAAAGACGGTTATGAACTCATAGCGAAAGAAATAGAAAAAATTCCAAGCGATAAAATGAGAGAGCTCGTAAAAAAGAATTTAGAAAACATAAAAGAAGGAAAAAGAGACTTTAGGGTATAG
- the hydE gene encoding [FeFe] hydrogenase H-cluster radical SAM maturase HydE, with protein MKKIIDKLYNKQTLSRDEFIYLINNRNEEADEYLFKLARKRREEYYKKDVYIRGLIEYTNYCKNDCYYCGIRCSNKNADRYRLSKEDILLCAEEGYKLGFRTIVLQGGEDPCFTDEKMVDIISALRNLYPDCAITLSIGEKSYDSYKKYYDAGANRFLLRHETADEVHYGKLHPKNLSLENRKKCLYDLKDIGYQVGTGFMVGSPYQSAENLADDLLFIKELNPEMVGIGPFIAHKDTPFKDKKNGSFELTLFLLGIIRLMVPTVLLPSTTSLATIDKMGREKGILAGANVVMPNLSPMNVRKKYMLYDGKVSTGDEAAESLNHLKESMRKIGYEVVVDRGDNVRVSI; from the coding sequence TTGAAAAAAATAATCGACAAATTATATAATAAACAAACTTTAAGCAGAGATGAATTCATATATCTAATAAATAACAGAAATGAAGAGGCAGATGAATATTTATTTAAGCTTGCAAGGAAAAGGCGGGAAGAATACTATAAAAAAGACGTCTACATAAGGGGACTGATAGAATACACCAATTATTGTAAAAATGACTGTTATTACTGCGGTATAAGGTGTTCAAATAAAAATGCGGATAGATACAGGCTATCAAAGGAGGATATCCTTCTTTGTGCTGAGGAAGGTTATAAATTAGGTTTTAGGACTATCGTACTTCAAGGCGGGGAAGATCCTTGTTTTACAGATGAGAAAATGGTAGATATAATATCTGCACTAAGAAATTTATATCCCGACTGTGCAATAACATTATCTATCGGAGAAAAGAGCTATGATAGTTATAAAAAATATTATGATGCGGGAGCAAACAGATTTCTTCTTCGCCATGAAACGGCTGATGAGGTACACTACGGAAAATTACACCCAAAAAACTTATCTTTGGAAAACAGAAAAAAATGTCTTTATGACTTAAAGGATATAGGTTATCAGGTCGGTACCGGGTTTATGGTAGGTTCGCCTTATCAAAGTGCAGAGAATTTAGCAGATGACTTGTTGTTTATAAAAGAGTTAAATCCCGAAATGGTAGGTATAGGTCCCTTTATTGCACATAAGGATACACCATTCAAAGATAAGAAAAACGGAAGTTTTGAGCTTACTTTGTTTCTTCTCGGAATAATAAGACTTATGGTACCTACGGTTCTTCTTCCCTCAACGACTTCTCTTGCGACCATTGATAAAATGGGCAGAGAAAAGGGGATTTTAGCGGGAGCAAATGTTGTAATGCCGAACTTATCTCCCATGAATGTAAGAAAAAAATATATGCTATATGACGGTAAGGTAAGTACAGGAGATGAAGCTGCGGAGAGTTTAAATCATCTTAAGGAAAGTATGAGAAAGATTGGGTATGAAGTCGTTGTTGACAGGGGAGATAATGTTAGGGTTTCGATCTAA
- a CDS encoding glycyl-radical enzyme activating protein, translating into MSNKSAVVFDIQKYSIHDGPGIRTVVFLKGCPLKCLWCANPESQLSEPHIVYFKDKCISDLNCKKVCPNNAITFDKEGIKINENKCSKCMLCVDNCYATALKVYGKNLTIDEIVSKCMEDKLFYETSNGGVTLSGGEPLFQFEAAHEILSRLKSKGIHTAIETTGYVSNENIKKIMDYVDLFLFDIKAVNIDKHKRLTGVDNHIIHDNLRYLDEHNKNIIIRVPVIPSLNDSKDDMLNIINFVKNLKNKHQVNLLPYHRLGLYKYEVLKRDYELKDITPPKDDYMNSILKMFKENDIECQVGG; encoded by the coding sequence ATGAGTAATAAATCTGCTGTTGTATTTGACATACAAAAATATAGTATACATGACGGTCCGGGGATAAGGACAGTAGTGTTTTTAAAAGGATGTCCATTGAAGTGTCTATGGTGTGCAAATCCGGAATCACAATTATCAGAACCTCATATTGTTTATTTCAAAGATAAATGTATCTCAGATTTAAACTGTAAAAAGGTCTGTCCTAATAATGCAATAACCTTCGATAAAGAAGGGATAAAGATAAATGAGAATAAATGCAGTAAGTGTATGTTATGTGTGGATAACTGCTATGCTACTGCTCTGAAAGTATATGGTAAAAATTTAACTATAGATGAAATCGTATCTAAATGTATGGAAGATAAACTTTTCTATGAAACCTCAAACGGCGGCGTAACTCTTTCGGGAGGAGAACCTTTATTTCAGTTTGAAGCGGCTCATGAAATTTTAAGTAGATTAAAATCCAAGGGTATACATACAGCAATCGAAACGACGGGATATGTCAGTAATGAAAATATAAAAAAAATAATGGATTATGTGGATTTGTTTTTGTTTGATATAAAAGCAGTAAATATTGATAAACATAAAAGGCTGACCGGAGTAGATAATCATATAATTCATGATAATCTAAGATATCTTGATGAACATAATAAAAATATCATTATAAGGGTTCCTGTTATCCCTTCTTTAAACGACAGCAAAGATGATATGCTAAATATCATAAATTTTGTTAAAAACTTAAAAAATAAACATCAAGTTAACTTACTTCCATATCATAGACTTGGTTTGTATAAATATGAAGTTTTAAAAAGGGATTATGAATTAAAAGATATAACTCCTCCTAAAGATGATTATATGAATAGTATTTTAAAAATGTTCAAAGAAAATGATATAGAGTGTCAGGTTGGAGGATAA
- a CDS encoding DUF362 domain-containing protein, with product MGKVALLKCKPNQIKEKVHKALDLLGGISEYVKKDDMVVIKPNVLCAQDHETGATTSPVLVKAVADMCLNAGAEKVIVAESSNWGIDSMEAMKECGYDKIADGEKIVLMDLKKGEFVKKDIDGLVLKSINIPKVLCDADVVINCPVLKAHTMTKVTIGIKNLSVGISSDEDKQHSLHRIGLYPPLSDEMEKNGSWLDQAICDINSNTNTTLTVVDGIYGLHGKGAPLFGDKINTNLIMASDDRVSIDSVGSKILGHDAMEVHHIRNSYNRGMGEIDLDKIEVVGDKISDFKFDINQSYNTSLNGIPSNVTVINGCKNCKACLSTMTYVLSRHKDEIEKMNIHINVYVGKYFEDKKLPSDRRMHIYYGNCAGSHIYGGGFVPGCPPRSRRQFIQSIGALDIYKQDEGLDTDR from the coding sequence ATGGGAAAAGTAGCATTATTAAAGTGTAAACCGAATCAAATCAAAGAAAAAGTACATAAAGCATTAGATTTACTCGGGGGTATTTCTGAATATGTAAAAAAAGATGATATGGTAGTTATAAAACCTAATGTTCTTTGTGCTCAGGATCACGAAACGGGAGCGACGACATCTCCCGTTTTGGTAAAAGCAGTTGCGGATATGTGTCTTAACGCCGGAGCTGAAAAGGTAATAGTTGCGGAGAGTTCCAACTGGGGAATAGACTCGATGGAGGCAATGAAAGAATGCGGATATGATAAAATTGCCGACGGAGAAAAAATAGTCTTAATGGATTTAAAAAAAGGTGAATTCGTTAAAAAGGATATTGATGGTTTGGTCCTTAAAAGTATCAATATACCAAAGGTATTATGTGATGCGGATGTCGTTATAAACTGTCCTGTACTTAAAGCACACACCATGACTAAAGTAACTATAGGTATAAAAAATCTATCTGTGGGGATTTCTTCCGACGAAGATAAGCAGCATTCACTTCACAGAATAGGGCTCTATCCACCATTAAGCGATGAAATGGAGAAAAACGGTTCTTGGCTCGATCAAGCCATATGTGATATAAATTCGAATACAAATACGACACTAACCGTGGTTGACGGTATATATGGTCTTCATGGAAAAGGAGCCCCTCTTTTTGGGGATAAAATCAATACTAATCTAATCATGGCTTCTGATGACAGAGTAAGTATTGACAGTGTCGGCAGTAAAATTTTAGGTCATGACGCTATGGAAGTTCATCATATAAGAAATTCTTATAATAGAGGTATGGGAGAAATTGACTTAGATAAAATCGAGGTAGTCGGAGATAAAATATCGGATTTTAAATTTGATATAAATCAGTCTTATAATACTTCGCTTAATGGCATTCCAAGTAATGTTACTGTTATAAACGGATGTAAAAACTGCAAAGCCTGTTTATCGACCATGACTTATGTTTTAAGCAGACATAAAGATGAAATAGAAAAAATGAATATTCATATAAATGTATATGTAGGTAAATATTTTGAAGATAAAAAACTTCCGTCTGACAGAAGGATGCATATTTATTACGGTAATTGTGCGGGAAGTCATATTTACGGAGGAGGTTTTGTTCCCGGATGTCCTCCAAGGTCCAGAAGACAGTTTATTCAATCTATAGGGGCTTTGGATATATATAAACAGGACGAAGGTCTGGATACGGACAGGTAG